The DNA sequence TTATTTTACCCATTATATTAGAGTTATTCTAATTAAAAAATGCTAAACAGTAATATTTCAGACAATTATAGTCCAGCCAAGCTCTTTCTCAATTGCGCTACGAATTGGTGTAAAAATTGAAATTGGGGCTTTACGGATATATTCTTCTGCCATAGCCTGCTTATTGGAAGATATTTTTTTTAAATATGTAGTTAGTTTATTCTTATCAACATTGACTTCTATCCCACCTCCATTTTTATACGACAGCTTTACAGATAGATTTGTCCAAATCACTGCATCTATATTTTGTTTGTCATCTATCCAAGATTTTATAGATTGTCCAAATTGAAAATCATAAGGAAGAAGCTCTTTTAAATCTTTACTGTAACATCCAATCTTATTTCGTCCACAACCTTCTCTAACTGCAAGATTGAGAATAGCATGATCTAATTTTTCAATTTGTGAAATCGAATACAACGTTTGCAATTTCTCTGCATCAGGATCAATTACTAAGGTGAGTCTTCCATCTGAAGAAATCCGGAAAAACTCAATCGGTAACATTGGCCCATCAGGGTACCAACCATTTTGTCCGATTGTCTTATCAATTTCTAAATTACGTGAATCCCAAATAAGTGAGCCCCAACCGAGAATTGCGATTTTCATGGTTACACAGTTATCGTATGAATTTTTCATAAATGTATAAATATTCACAAAATACACCTAATGAGTAGTATCTAATAAGTGGTAACATTTAAATAGAAAATATCTTTCTTTTGATTAATGGCAACTAAAGATGATTATACTATTCAACAGCTTGAAAGCCTTGCTAAAAGGCTGCGAGAAGTCAGAAAAGCAAGAGGTTTTTCCAACTATGAACAGTTCGCCTTTGAAAATGAAATACCCAGAGCTCAGTATGGCAGATATGAAAAAGGACATGATCTACGTTTTAGTAGTTTGATTAAAATTTTGAAAGCAATGGATATTTCATTGAAGGATTTCTTTAATGACGGGTTTGATGAAAAGTAGAAGAGTTTAACTAAAGCACTCTCAGACAAAGAATATTTGCCTTAAATTTTTAAGCTAACTCTCAATAATTTCCATTTTACACCTTCGAAAAATAATTGGTTAATGCTACTGCTTTTTCAATTGTCGCCATGAATCTCTCTGCATCAATTCCTATTTGTTCGAAAATATTACCTGTCATGATTAACTCTGTATCTTTCGCCTTTCCATTACGGGTAATCATTTCATAAGCAGCAATTATTAAAAATTCCTTTTGTTTTTGACTTAAAGGAATAAGATCACTTACCATTTTTGTATAGCCCTCAGATGTGAAATATGCCATACACTGATCACTTCTAACCCCCAACAATCCAATGTATGTATTTAAAATACTTACCCTTTTATTGCTGTCTTCCAATCCGTTATCGCCAATAGAAATACTAAATATTAAATTCAGAACTGACATTCTTTGATTTATTGTTAGATTACTCCATTCATTCGAAATTGGGTTTGGTTCTTTTTTCTTGAATAATTTAAACATAGGTACTGAATTAAAATTAGTTTAATGTTTGATAGATAATGACTTAGTAATTCGAAGACTTTTATAACCCGTTTAAATGTCATTTAAAACATTTGCTTTGTGATTTTCAACTACGATAGTCATTTCAGTTATCATAGCTTTAGCAATCCTTTGTTGATCAAAAATGCTTAAATTTCGTACATCATTGAATTGCCTTTCGAGTATGACTTCCTTTTGGAAATACTTATATTTCCATATAATTGAAAGGTGTCCCGAGCTATAATGAAACTTGACAATTTGATTTTGTCCAACTTCATAAAGATTAAATTCTCTCTTATCAATGTAAGTTACATGGCCGTTCCCATTAAATGCAGACTCATTAATTTCATCGACAATAAAATGAAATTTATCATCAAGCGTTTTTCCCTGAAGATCATTATTATCCTTATTAAGGGCTAGGAAATATTTTATCAGAATATATCCAATGATGAAAATTACAATTACCCAAATCATACTTTTATGGTTTTAGTCGGTTTTAAAGAAATTCAATGTAATTATTTAGTTGTCATATATGATAACCGCTTATCAAATATAAAAACAAAATTTAGTTGTCAGAAATGATAACTAATGAATTCTGACCAGATACTGAAAAAAATAGGTTCACGCATCAAAGAAATCAGGGAGGCTAAGGGTGTTTCTCAACAAGACCTAGCTTCCATCTGTAACTTTGAAAAAGCCAATATGTCACGTATTGAAGCTGGCCGGACGAATTTTACTATTTCAACTCTCTATAAGATCAGTCATGCATTGGAGATTACGATTTCAGAATTGGTAAATGTTGAATAAACAAGAAAAGGTAAGTTGTTTGTTTCTCAACCAGAGTGTGATTTTAATTACAATATTTTTTAATCGCTTCTTTTGCTTCAACCAAACCAAATTCACTTGATTTCGCTAAATCAGCACAACCATCTTTTATTTTGCCAAGCTTAATATTAGCGAGTCCCTTGTAATAGTATGCATTACCTTGATTCTGAATAGAAATAGAACGATCCATATCATTTATACATTTTTGAAATTCATCCATTTTAAAGCAGATTTCACCTCTGATACACCAACTATACCATAATGATTCATCCAGCTTCAATGCTTCATTGATTGATAAAAGACCTTCTTTAAACCGATTAAGCTCGGCCAGGCAGTATGCCCTATCGCTATAAACAGTTGCCCATTGATCAAATTCAACCTTCCGATCGCCTTTATAATTCAAGATGAAATCATAATCGGTTATTGCGCCCAAAAAATCTTGAAGATTTGCTTTGCAAATGCCTCGTCGGTAGTATGAGTTCAAATTCTCGCTATCAAATTTAATGGCATTGTCATAATCCAACTTTGCTTCATCAATTCTTCCAATCTCTTCACAAGAATAACCCCGATAAAGATAAGCTCCTGCATTTGTCGGATTTAATTGAAGCTGTGTAGTAAAATCTGCTATGGCTAATTCTGGACTTTTTTTGTAAAAATAATTTATGTAACCTCTTAAACCATACGCTTTAGCAAAATTTGGAGCACTTTTTATTATTTCATTAGCATCTTTAAAAGCACCATCAATATCATGATTCTCCAGTTTCTTCACCGCTTTGGTGTATAAATCAAGCGTTTCCTCGATACCCTGTTCTACATATTTTATAGAGTCCTGTGAAAATGAAAGAGCGGAAATCAACATTAGAACTACCAGTAGATTCTTTTTCATGATTAAATCGGTCAGGGAATAATTAAATTCTAAAGCATTTATGAATTTTTGGTATTCTATGAAAACTAGATTTCATTTTTCAAAAAACTCAATTTACTGATTAATCCTTGACACAACGTACCGATAAACCTACATTTTTATCCTTACTGTTAATGAAAATATTTGAGTAATCTGTGTGAATCTGAACATAAGGACAAGTACTGTCTGAATCAAGTGTATATATCCACCAATTAGCTTTGAAATTAATATATTCAAATCCTAAATCATTTCTGCTTCCACCTCCTAATGCAGTAAATCCAGTTTCATTTGAACCAGGACTTTGCCCCTGCCAGTGTAAGTCGCCTTTTTCTTTCAACTTATCCACGTCTGTATATCCTACAAATTTTTTTAAT is a window from the Aquipluma nitroreducens genome containing:
- a CDS encoding helix-turn-helix domain-containing protein; protein product: MNSDQILKKIGSRIKEIREAKGVSQQDLASICNFEKANMSRIEAGRTNFTISTLYKISHALEITISELVNVE
- a CDS encoding helix-turn-helix domain-containing protein produces the protein MATKDDYTIQQLESLAKRLREVRKARGFSNYEQFAFENEIPRAQYGRYEKGHDLRFSSLIKILKAMDISLKDFFNDGFDEK
- a CDS encoding tetratricopeptide repeat protein produces the protein MKKNLLVVLMLISALSFSQDSIKYVEQGIEETLDLYTKAVKKLENHDIDGAFKDANEIIKSAPNFAKAYGLRGYINYFYKKSPELAIADFTTQLQLNPTNAGAYLYRGYSCEEIGRIDEAKLDYDNAIKFDSENLNSYYRRGICKANLQDFLGAITDYDFILNYKGDRKVEFDQWATVYSDRAYCLAELNRFKEGLLSINEALKLDESLWYSWCIRGEICFKMDEFQKCINDMDRSISIQNQGNAYYYKGLANIKLGKIKDGCADLAKSSEFGLVEAKEAIKKYCN